TCtcgaatgtcttggagacgacggttcatctcctcgaaatcttccTTTAACTCAAGATCGGAAGACGACTCCAACGGTTTTTTCCTGCTTCGCTTATCCTTTCTTCTACCGGCCGGTCGGGTCAACTCTTCAACTTCCTCGTCATCGTCCATAACAACATTTAAATCCACATTGCGGGCATCCGATGTTGGTGTTTCAGGGTCAACGGAGGATGACGTTTTCGACCGTTTAGCTTTACAACTACTACTAGACGTCATGGTCGGTACGCCAGCCCACTTTGGTCTTTTTCTTAGTAGGTCCCAACATTTATAGTACGTGAAAACGCCTTTCATTTTCTCGAACTCTTCCATAGCCCTCGTTAAAACACCGATGTCACCTTCTCCGCTCGGCCGATTATCATAGTTTCGTTGATAAACTTCTTGGAATGCGTGACACTTGTTATTGATATCGGTCAATTTCCTAGAGATGGAATCCTTGTCACGATGTTCACCCATTCCCCACGTGTTATAAAAAAGCTCACGAATCCTATTCCAAAATTCTGGACCGATTTGAAACTTTgctacaaaaagtaaaaaaaaaagttgtacgttaaaaaaaataaaatcaacgtgtagaaaaaaataaataaaaaaataacactTACCCAAATCGGGGTCCTCCGAAACAGGAACAGAAAAGATCAGTGTAAAATCCCGGGTTACttcccgagcagcgctaagttttcaggtcttcagccagaccatgcCACTCCCGtttatggtggctcaaagaaACGGTTCCTGCCATCTCCATTATTGCATTGTGCCTTTAGGTAAAATGCATCCATCCCATGTCTATTCGGTAGGTAATCAAATACACTCCTACTTGATCCTTCATGCTTTTCTTCATAACCCGGTGGGTTATTAATTTTCATTCTTTGACACACCCTTTTCATACAATCACTAGACTCACTACCCTTTTCCTCAACAGACTCGTAACTAATCACCCTAGTCTTAACATCAAAGGATAACTTACAGTTCTTTTCGGTCATAGTAATGATCACGTCTCTATAATTGATTTGAGTATTTCCTGTGTATAAATACGGACGACCTAAGATTACCCTCTGTTGTGCTGCCATTTTGATAGAAGCATAGTCTAGGACCAGAAAATCCACCGGATATTCAAATTCTCCCAACTGAATCACGACATTCCTAACCACtccccgtggacgcctccaactttCACCCGCCAAGCTCACCATGGTGTCTATATCTTGCAACGGACCAAAGTCATACATGTCATATAAATCTCCTGGTAGCACACTCATGCCTGCCCTGTAGTCCAACAATGCTTgagggatttttaattttcccactCGGATAGGCATGATTGGTGCTCCATGCTCTTTGTTATTTTCAACCTCAGTGTCCTTTCCTATACCTGCACTCACTTGACACGAAGAGGTTAGAAATGTTTAATTAAATTCACTGTtaggaacggtgcttaccacattAATGTTCACGCTTATGATGTTCTTGGGATTTGACACTGTGTCGCTCGGTAGTTGACCTTTGCTCTTCTTCAAAAGTGCCACTTCACTTGCAAGTTGGCACATTTGAGTGGTCAAAGACTAAATCGCCTTGTCACGGATTTCATCTTTCTGAATACAAGCATCATCCATTTGATTTCTTCTTTGTATCTCTAGTTGCATTGTCTTGAGAAAATCCATGACTTCATTCCCACTTGAGTTAGATGGTCCCGACCACCCGGTTTGCTCATTGTTTAGTGGTTGATATTGCCTTTGATAACCTTGATTGTTGATGCCCCGATAAGCACCTTGATTATTGAATGGTTGGCGAGGAACAAAATTTCATTGATTTCCTTGGAAATTAGGATTGGCTTGATTAGAAGGATTTCCATATCGAAAGTTTGGATGGTTTCGCAATCCGGGGTAGTAGGTGTTCGAGTTCATATTATAATTCCTACCACCTCCCCTTTAGCCTTGAATAGCATTTACCTCTTCAAATTGCCCTTCACCTCCTaagcaattttcagccgcattaCCCAATTCGTTGCAAATTGCACAGACATTATAAATTTGATTtgaggtttgaacattaccatcatcagCCGCGTGTACTTGCGTTCTTGTAACTGCAAAATCCGATCCAATTTATCGTAATCGATTAGTTAACATGTTGGTTAACCGTATTCTGAAACACGGAAAAAAATCATTGGCTTATCAAATTATCTATCGAGCCGTGAAAAAGATTCAACAAAAGACAGAAACAAATCCACTATCTCGTAAAAGTATTTTAACAATACTTTGGCTGATATTAGTAGATGCTACTCGAACCACGCTTTTTCTATACATATCGGCATTTCGTATAGAGGTTATTATGTCAGCAATAGTATCACTACTCATGATTAATTAAAATGATTGGTGCCTCCAAATTTGGATATAATcaacatgtttttcttttttttttttttttacgtatTTGTTTATGAATATTAATATGAATTTTGAAAGGTATATACGTGAGACAAAATCTACTAAATTAATCTTAATCTATTTCTTTTAAATACCCTACTATAACCTATAACCATATCGTAGTCTCATTTTATAATACCTCGGGAGCTAATGAAACTATTTTAGTAAAATTGAACTGTCTCAATTCTCGGGCAATCGCACCAAAAACGCGAGTTCCTTTTGGATTTCCTTCTTGATCAATCACAACTGCAGCATTGTCATCATATCGTATTATCATACCGTTGTCACGTTTAAGTTCTTTACAAGTACGGACAATTACAGCTCTGACCACTTCTGATCTTTCTAGAGGCATGTTTGGAACTGCATCTTTGATCACAACAACAATAACGTCACCAATATGAGCATATCGACGATTGCTAGCTCCTATGATTCGAATACACATCAATTCTCGAGCCCCGCTGTTATCTGCTACATTCAAAGCAACGTAAAATAAACCAAATTTGATACCGGAATATTCGGTTTGATAACCTGCTACTAATTCTTCTTCTGCTTCTGGTAAATCAAAAGGTAATCGTTCACACTCGGCTAGGGAAGAAATTAGAAAAACTAGAAACCCTATAGGTTGACGCCACAAATTCCATCCCCAAAAACCATATTTTGACTGCGCTTCAACTATATCAACCGGTAGACATCTCTCGATTTCGAAATGTATCGAAGCTCCGGGTAGTAAAAAAAATTGGGATCCTGTATTTCCAGGGTTGAATTTCATATTCCAATAAACCCCGTAATCGTAAAAAAGTGGGTTTTTTACCTATGGGCCTAGCAAAATAAAAATTGGGATAGGATCTCCCCCCCCCTAAAAATCGGACGTGAAAGTTTCCTTTTTCATGTCATGTTTGAATACTTAACAAATTCTCTAAATTGTTCATGTATTTCACTCCTACAAGAAAGCATGGTAGTTATGAACATTAGTACATTATCAATTTCATCATACCGGTCTCGCTCTCCTAGATGATTGAGCTTTTCCTTTTGATGCGACCGACATTTGTTCCAAAAAAACCCAATCATCTTGTTCATAATTGGTACCAAATGTACCATTGGTGATGGACATTAAATCACGAGCATCTTCAGAatttatgtgacaacccgaactttcaaggttaggcTCGTAATTCTGATTTCTCATTGTTTCTCACTGAAGTGCCCAGCCgaacgggttgccggccgatcgaacgaccgtccgaccgaccgacctgaaaggtagagatacttcaatgtcttaaaatgctacaacaaaaacttcaaaagtcaagtcatcatacacaaacacatccttctccaGGGAAGAagcaatccactcgaacagccatccgactGGACTACTGTCCGACCGGAGCACTGTctgaacggattgccacccgcACGACCGGCTGTCCGATCAGACtaccacccgatcgaactgctgtccgacccACTCTCGTCTTGCATCGTTTTACGTGTCACTTAACGTTATGTCATCAatctattcaggctaaccctactctcaagcgctcccttcaatccatcaaccgctgtgagtatactcgatccctttttgctttagcacttttgggtgttacatacgttacttatactaaatcacaatcgatcacactacacAATACTTTAATCGCTAACCgctaccgcatgttatacgtgacttaatgaatgcttgtttttATGTTTACATATGGAATGCTGTCTActtgccttagcaacgatagtactatagtttggactcagaacacgttcacacgggggttgttaaggacaattatttgcatggattacagtggtgatcatgtattacgaactgccttgggcagtcaacccgcagtcattggtatcgataggttcatgtcgataactaacatgcttcgttttactcagtgtacgttctggttatgcgtaaactatttcgaactctatatgctactatcaaacttgtatactcgccttgaaccaggagtgaaatccatactttagcgCAAATTTTTGcctctattttattaaaataagaaagaagttgttaagccaggggtgaaaccctaaccttgacgacttgttcttGGTTTTACCAACTCTCACCAAGGtcttgacggactccaacgacctgaagttCACTGAATGACTAAAAGGATGTGTGCcaaatgcccaagaatcgaggcagaagcacgatcctgaaagtcaaaatgtgtacgacaagtccttgagaatagtcgaaccactttggatagtcaatgtctaatagccgcagacgatctatttcttgatttttgtgtgtttcgattctgagcccgcaactgctgactctgataattcgtcgattttatgtgtttgtatgtgtatttacctgtttatgtgtttaaattttggaGAATCATTcgtcgattctgagcccgcaactgcacGACTCACACTGCACTTCTATCTCAAAACGCTGACAAATCGCTAAATCATGGACGACCTCATGC
The sequence above is drawn from the Helianthus annuus cultivar XRQ/B chromosome 12, HanXRQr2.0-SUNRISE, whole genome shotgun sequence genome and encodes:
- the LOC110914256 gene encoding 50S ribosomal protein L14, chloroplastic-like; the protein is MKFNPGNTGSQFFLLPGASIHFEIERCLPVDIVEAQSKYGFWGWNLWRQPIGFLVFLISSLAECERLPFDLPEAEEELVAGYQTEYSGIKFGLFYVALNVADNSGARELMCIRIIGASNRRYAHIGDVIVVVIKDAVPNMPLERSEVVRAVIVRTCKELKRDNGMIIRYDDNAAVVIDQEGNPKGTRVFGAIARELRQFNFTKIVSLAPEVL